A single genomic interval of Candidatus Omnitrophota bacterium harbors:
- a CDS encoding cytochrome b N-terminal domain-containing protein — translation MASEGMNAFWENIKTLPRTFRQAVFRHDAPTSDRTRSQAVFANFFLHIHSARVHPHSLKLTTTWGLGVSLIAQFVILSVTGILLMVYYKPSVDMAYTSMKDIHYVVPTGRFIRNIHRWAAHLMVITVILHMARVFFTSAYKSPREFNWLIGMILFVLTLALSFTGYLLPWDQLAYWAITIGANIAASPNELVHALGLPTAFNVGDIQKELLLGASTVGQDALIRFYMLHVMLLPIALTMLAGVHIWRIRKDGGLARPEGTPLPMGKGVGTEIPTYQNPQTATSKTYGLMCLVRDKSPQTDVNPDETAPSWPYLLRAELLVFMVTMLVCVLLGMLFDAPLTEPANPNVPENPAKAPWYFLGLQEMVSYSAFVGGIVIPSIAILGLILIPFLDREDERKGIWFSSSRGKRIAALSVWVGALCAAACVAFPVTFGWLRNWFPSIPQIIIIAVNPGSILTVLYMAWSLYILYTSQSTRLSAIALFTCFLVGFVILTYVGTYLRGPNWNFYWSQSQWPAH, via the coding sequence ATGGCTAGTGAGGGAATGAATGCGTTTTGGGAAAATATCAAAACATTGCCTCGGACTTTCCGGCAGGCCGTATTCCGGCACGATGCGCCGACATCAGATAGGACGCGTTCTCAGGCGGTCTTCGCGAATTTCTTTCTGCATATCCATTCCGCCCGAGTCCATCCCCATTCCTTGAAACTTACTACCACCTGGGGGCTGGGCGTTTCGCTGATTGCGCAGTTTGTTATTTTGTCGGTAACCGGGATTCTATTGATGGTCTATTACAAACCTTCCGTCGATATGGCGTACACGTCCATGAAGGACATTCACTATGTAGTTCCCACCGGGCGCTTCATTCGGAACATCCATCGCTGGGCAGCCCATCTCATGGTGATCACCGTCATTCTGCATATGGCGCGCGTTTTTTTCACCTCCGCCTATAAGTCTCCAAGAGAATTCAACTGGTTGATCGGCATGATTCTGTTTGTCTTGACGCTCGCGTTGTCGTTTACAGGATACTTGCTGCCGTGGGACCAACTTGCATACTGGGCGATTACCATAGGCGCCAACATCGCCGCATCGCCCAATGAACTGGTCCATGCGCTGGGGCTGCCAACTGCCTTCAATGTCGGCGATATTCAAAAAGAACTTCTCCTAGGCGCATCCACCGTGGGACAGGATGCTTTGATCCGCTTTTACATGCTTCATGTGATGTTGTTGCCTATAGCGTTGACCATGCTTGCGGGCGTTCACATTTGGCGTATCCGCAAAGATGGCGGTTTGGCCCGGCCAGAGGGAACACCCTTGCCAATGGGGAAAGGAGTCGGAACGGAAATCCCAACCTACCAAAATCCCCAAACTGCGACCAGCAAAACGTACGGTTTGATGTGCCTGGTTCGAGATAAATCCCCTCAAACTGATGTCAATCCAGACGAAACGGCGCCCAGCTGGCCTTATCTGCTTCGTGCGGAACTGCTGGTATTCATGGTTACGATGCTAGTGTGCGTTTTATTGGGCATGTTGTTTGATGCGCCATTGACGGAACCGGCCAATCCTAACGTCCCGGAGAATCCAGCCAAAGCGCCTTGGTATTTTCTGGGATTGCAGGAAATGGTCTCGTATTCCGCATTCGTCGGAGGGATAGTCATTCCGTCAATCGCGATATTGGGATTGATTCTGATCCCGTTTCTCGACCGCGAAGACGAGCGTAAAGGCATCTGGTTCAGCAGCAGCCGGGGAAAGCGGATAGCGGCGCTTTCAGTCTGGGTGGGCGCGCTGTGCGCGGCGGCCTGCGTTGCCTTTCCTGTTACGTTCGGCTGGTTGCGGAACTGGTTTCCCTCCATTCCTCAAATCATCATCATCGCGGTCAATCCCGGCAGTATTTTAACCGTCCTGTATATGGCTTGGTCGCTTTATATCCTGTATACAAGCCAGTCGACCCGCTTAAGCGCCATTGCGCTTTTTACCTGTTTTTTGGTTGGCTTCGTCATTCTGACTTATGTGGGTACGTATCTGCGCGGTCCCAATTGGAACTTTTACTGGAGCCAGTCGCAATGGCCGGCCCATTAA
- a CDS encoding c-type cytochrome → MPVETINRIDRTVKLWLLIVSALTLIALLTAALKENAFAPWKLLRMRYASLLEQKAEDERGRAIADQFEIRIVQNYVPALEAADRCMTCHPGIDDPRMKNEVQPYRTHPGEYLSHHPAEQFGCTVCHRGQGRALVFEEAKAVGYHWDYPLLPNNLAQSSCGLCHAADEVQERGGEKYAHGKDLFESKGCYSCHKLHGRGGNMGPELDSVGLKIRQVLPMAHVEGPHTLPQWLIEHFEDPQKIVVGSQMKPSQLSREEIVALTIYMLSLQEDRDIPRTYLTAGKMLELYKQEHPDPASGKDLYDRYCAVCHDTGEYTRYDSFYEKFFPAIRGVSYAQIASADYIKENIRLGHPGTLMPAWGPAAGGLTEEETDRIATYLLDVEIPPHVRMETRMVQGAQDPSLDIRGDIARGGILFNKHCAACHLSGLAPDLFNAAFQRTATDGFVFTTILKGRINTPMPGFMAPNGGGLAPDDISDLTDFILNANPKPAQANLSMAGQ, encoded by the coding sequence ATGCCTGTTGAAACGATAAATCGAATCGATCGAACCGTAAAACTATGGCTTCTGATCGTCAGCGCGCTGACTCTGATAGCGTTATTGACAGCCGCGCTGAAAGAAAATGCGTTTGCTCCTTGGAAACTCTTGCGAATGCGGTATGCATCCCTCCTGGAGCAGAAAGCCGAGGATGAGCGCGGGCGGGCCATTGCGGATCAATTCGAAATCCGCATTGTACAAAATTATGTTCCCGCGTTGGAAGCGGCGGACCGTTGCATGACCTGCCATCCTGGGATCGACGATCCCCGCATGAAAAACGAAGTCCAACCCTACCGAACCCATCCAGGAGAATATTTATCCCATCATCCCGCCGAACAGTTTGGTTGTACCGTCTGCCACAGGGGACAAGGCCGGGCATTGGTATTTGAGGAAGCTAAAGCCGTCGGCTACCACTGGGATTATCCACTGCTGCCCAACAATCTGGCCCAGTCCTCCTGCGGGCTATGCCATGCGGCGGATGAAGTTCAAGAGCGGGGAGGAGAAAAATACGCCCATGGAAAAGACTTGTTTGAATCGAAAGGCTGCTATTCCTGCCACAAATTGCATGGGCGGGGCGGGAATATGGGGCCGGAACTTGATTCCGTAGGGCTGAAAATCAGGCAAGTGCTCCCAATGGCGCATGTAGAAGGGCCGCATACGTTGCCGCAATGGCTGATCGAGCATTTTGAGGATCCGCAGAAAATCGTCGTCGGCAGCCAAATGAAGCCGTCCCAGTTGAGCCGCGAAGAGATTGTCGCGCTAACAATCTACATGCTGTCGCTTCAAGAAGACCGGGACATCCCTCGTACATATCTGACGGCAGGCAAGATGTTGGAACTGTACAAGCAAGAGCATCCCGATCCTGCCAGCGGAAAAGACTTGTACGACCGGTATTGCGCGGTCTGCCATGATACAGGCGAGTATACGCGATACGATTCGTTTTACGAAAAATTTTTCCCGGCGATTCGAGGCGTCTCTTACGCCCAGATCGCATCGGCGGATTATATCAAAGAGAATATCCGCCTGGGCCATCCGGGGACACTTATGCCGGCCTGGGGGCCGGCGGCCGGCGGGTTAACGGAAGAAGAAACGGATCGAATTGCAACCTATTTGCTGGACGTCGAGATTCCGCCGCATGTAAGGATGGAGACTCGAATGGTTCAAGGAGCCCAGGATCCGTCATTGGATATCAGGGGCGATATCGCACGCGGGGGCATACTGTTCAACAAGCATTGCGCGGCATGCCATTTGAGCGGTCTGGCGCCGGATCTGTTCAATGCGGCGTTTCAACGGACCGCGACGGATGGATTTGTTTTTACCACCATCCTCAAAGGCCGCATCAACACGCCCATGCCGGGATTTATGGCGCCGAATGGCGGCGGCCTGGCGCCGGACGATATTTCCGATTTAACCGACTTCATCTTGAATGCCAATCCGAAGCCGGCGCAAGCGAACCTATCGATGGCAGGCCAGTAA
- a CDS encoding molybdopterin-dependent oxidoreductase, translating to MSDCKKTKRTREQISRRDILKIGGGLGIGSLLFPSPLPALEEFDIIDADPLKKYAYRGWEQFYRGQFTWDRVVRSTHSANCTGSCSWKVYVKDGIMLREEQAADYLRINEDLPDYNPRGCQKGACFVEYVYGAQRIKHPLMRTGERGEGKWRRVSWDEALEYIAEKVVDNIYNYGPDANTYFSVIPAMSPVSFSAGSRFAHYTGGVFCSFYDWYCDLPPGEPITWGVQTESCECADWFNSKFIILWGSNINQTRIPDAHYAWEARYNGAKVVCISPDYNSSAIHCDQFIRVNPGSDAILALAVCRYLIENELYDSGYVKEQTDLPLLVRKDNRHFLRASDLGQTGELADSQFYAWDAKTNQAVAVPGCMGSQEHHLRLGTIEPSLEGEWQVQLGDGSTCKVATVMSLLRNEMSAPLYSLERAAERCGIQAADLQHFMHEFATRKPAMIIHGAGTNHWYHNDLLNRAMILMAALTGNVGKNGGGFNHYVGQERIWPEHGFKMLAFPEGAKKQRMQNMTLWTYCHSKQNDPHLVNGKAVEHYILESVRNQWMPLWPQNDWSALTPDQMHNLPRKPRALFVWRANYLNQAKGNEAILRSLWKDLDLIVDINYRMDTTALYSDVVLPASTYYEKTDLNSTDCHSYMHPFSKVLDPLFESKTDWDIFAALAQKVAEVVRRKGLQPFHDEPLDWKRDLTRLYEDWTANGSLASDEAACNYILSHSPETKGMTYRSIQENPKRFVGIDEEAWNSDIEDGRAYTPFTHQIEKKRPWRTLTGRQQFYIDHPWYIELGEQLPAHKDPQDDPEYPLYWNTPHGRWSIHSTWRDNRFMLRLQRGLPIVYIHPDDAKIRHIQDNDWVRIFNGQGEAVVKAKILPGEKRGRLTMYHGWEKFLGFQNGGWQSLTYIKIKPTQLIGHYGHLNFKLNYWGPTGNNRDIKVDVERYDGPVAGYEPMA from the coding sequence ATGTCCGACTGCAAAAAAACCAAGCGAACGAGGGAACAAATCAGCCGACGGGATATTCTGAAGATCGGCGGCGGTCTGGGGATCGGCAGCCTCCTGTTCCCATCTCCGCTGCCGGCGTTGGAAGAATTCGATATTATCGACGCCGATCCGCTCAAGAAGTATGCCTACAGGGGGTGGGAACAGTTTTACCGCGGCCAGTTTACCTGGGACAGGGTAGTGAGATCGACCCATTCGGCGAATTGCACCGGTTCCTGTTCATGGAAGGTGTACGTGAAAGATGGAATCATGCTGCGGGAAGAACAGGCCGCCGACTATCTGCGCATCAATGAGGATCTGCCTGATTACAATCCGCGCGGGTGCCAGAAAGGGGCGTGTTTTGTCGAATATGTATATGGGGCGCAACGCATCAAGCATCCGCTCATGCGGACCGGCGAACGCGGCGAAGGGAAATGGAGACGGGTGAGCTGGGATGAGGCGCTGGAGTATATCGCCGAAAAAGTGGTCGATAACATTTACAACTACGGTCCCGACGCCAACACGTATTTCTCCGTCATCCCCGCCATGTCTCCGGTTTCGTTCAGCGCCGGCTCGCGATTCGCCCATTATACCGGCGGAGTATTCTGTTCTTTCTATGATTGGTACTGCGATTTGCCGCCAGGAGAACCGATCACGTGGGGAGTGCAGACCGAATCCTGCGAATGCGCAGACTGGTTCAACTCGAAATTTATCATTCTATGGGGCAGCAATATCAATCAAACCCGCATCCCCGACGCGCATTATGCCTGGGAAGCGCGCTATAACGGCGCCAAAGTCGTCTGCATTTCGCCCGATTACAACAGCAGCGCCATACACTGCGATCAATTCATCCGCGTGAATCCGGGCAGCGACGCTATTCTCGCATTAGCTGTCTGCCGCTACTTAATAGAAAATGAACTTTATGACAGCGGCTATGTGAAAGAGCAAACCGATCTGCCGTTATTGGTTCGCAAAGACAATCGCCATTTTTTGCGCGCCTCCGATCTAGGCCAAACCGGCGAACTGGCCGATTCGCAATTTTATGCATGGGATGCGAAGACGAACCAAGCCGTTGCGGTTCCCGGCTGCATGGGAAGCCAGGAACATCATCTGCGTTTGGGAACGATCGAACCGTCGCTGGAAGGAGAGTGGCAAGTTCAACTGGGAGACGGCTCAACCTGTAAGGTCGCCACGGTTATGAGCCTGCTGCGGAACGAAATGAGCGCACCACTCTATTCGCTGGAACGCGCAGCAGAGCGATGCGGAATCCAAGCCGCCGATCTGCAGCATTTCATGCATGAGTTCGCCACTCGAAAACCGGCGATGATTATTCACGGCGCAGGAACAAACCATTGGTACCATAACGATCTGCTGAACCGGGCGATGATATTAATGGCCGCGCTGACCGGCAATGTGGGAAAAAACGGCGGGGGATTCAACCACTACGTCGGTCAAGAGCGCATCTGGCCGGAACATGGATTCAAGATGCTGGCGTTCCCCGAAGGCGCCAAGAAGCAGCGCATGCAAAACATGACGTTATGGACCTACTGTCATTCCAAACAGAACGATCCGCATTTAGTCAACGGAAAGGCCGTGGAGCATTACATTCTGGAATCCGTCCGAAACCAATGGATGCCGCTATGGCCGCAGAATGATTGGAGCGCGTTAACTCCCGATCAAATGCACAATCTTCCGCGCAAGCCCAGAGCGCTGTTCGTATGGCGGGCCAATTACCTGAATCAGGCCAAAGGAAACGAAGCCATCCTGCGGTCGTTGTGGAAAGACCTGGATCTGATTGTCGATATCAACTACCGAATGGATACGACCGCGTTGTACAGCGATGTGGTTCTTCCCGCGTCAACCTACTATGAAAAAACGGATCTGAATTCAACGGATTGTCATTCGTATATGCATCCGTTTTCCAAAGTGCTTGATCCATTGTTCGAATCCAAAACCGACTGGGATATTTTCGCCGCGCTTGCGCAGAAAGTGGCAGAAGTAGTCCGGCGCAAAGGATTGCAGCCGTTTCATGACGAGCCGTTGGATTGGAAACGGGATTTGACGCGGTTGTACGAGGACTGGACGGCGAATGGTTCTCTCGCCAGCGATGAAGCCGCCTGCAATTATATTCTGTCGCATTCCCCGGAAACCAAAGGCATGACCTATCGCTCGATACAAGAGAATCCGAAACGATTTGTTGGCATTGATGAAGAAGCCTGGAACAGCGATATCGAGGATGGACGCGCCTATACGCCCTTTACCCATCAGATAGAAAAGAAGCGTCCCTGGCGGACTCTTACCGGCCGCCAGCAATTCTACATAGACCATCCCTGGTATATCGAATTGGGCGAACAGTTGCCGGCGCACAAGGATCCCCAGGATGATCCGGAATATCCTCTGTATTGGAACACGCCTCACGGACGTTGGTCGATCCACTCCACTTGGCGCGATAACCGGTTCATGTTGCGCCTGCAACGGGGACTGCCGATCGTTTACATCCATCCCGACGACGCCAAAATCCGGCATATCCAGGATAATGACTGGGTGCGGATTTTTAACGGACAGGGGGAAGCCGTCGTCAAAGCCAAAATCCTTCCTGGAGAAAAGCGCGGGCGCCTGACCATGTATCACGGCTGGGAAAAATTTCTCGGCTTCCAGAACGGCGGTTGGCAATCCCTGACGTATATCAAGATCAAGCCGACGCAGTTGATCGGCCATTACGGCCATCTGAATTTCAAACTGAATTATTGGGGACCGACAGGAAACAACCGCGATATCAAAGTCGATGTCGAGCGGTATGACGGCCCCGTCGCCGGTTACGAACCCATGGCCTGA
- a CDS encoding 4Fe-4S dicluster domain-containing protein, which translates to MSKHQYAMVMDLNKCIGCQTCAVGCKKQWTHRDGAGYMYWNNVETHPGKGYPRNWHSIGGGFDSRRNLRPSPLPPKEDYGEAYEYDYRQRLFGGKNKPVMPHKKPTYGANWEEDVGGMNAGNPYFFYLPRICNHCTHPACVEACPRKAIYKREEDGIVVIDQERCNGYRYCIKSCPYKKIYFNEVAGKSEKCIFCYPRLEKGNVNACAAQCPGRIRFVGLLDDAESPISKLVNDWQVALGLFPEKGTHPNVYYVPPFNPPKDGQAGRSLLDDPRLPLDYLIYLFGKKVVAAIEFLHRELRRTQQGEKSEVLQLLIGRSDQVRYRIVPDALRMDAPEDVRRQLDAHTTGPALTIMGTPSTIGHLPSGQESRSCGNTATGGCRSCNLASQRLVT; encoded by the coding sequence ATGTCAAAACATCAATATGCAATGGTGATGGATCTGAATAAATGCATCGGATGCCAGACGTGCGCCGTCGGCTGTAAAAAGCAATGGACGCATCGCGACGGCGCCGGTTATATGTATTGGAACAACGTTGAAACCCATCCGGGCAAAGGCTATCCCAGGAACTGGCATTCCATCGGCGGCGGATTCGACAGCCGCCGCAATCTGCGCCCCTCGCCTTTGCCGCCTAAGGAAGATTACGGCGAAGCCTACGAATACGATTATCGTCAACGGTTGTTTGGGGGCAAGAACAAACCGGTGATGCCGCATAAGAAGCCAACCTATGGCGCGAACTGGGAAGAAGACGTGGGGGGAATGAATGCCGGCAATCCCTACTTTTTCTATCTGCCCCGAATCTGCAACCATTGCACGCATCCGGCCTGCGTGGAAGCGTGTCCACGGAAGGCGATCTACAAACGGGAGGAAGACGGCATCGTCGTCATCGACCAAGAGCGCTGCAACGGTTACCGGTATTGCATAAAATCCTGTCCGTATAAAAAGATTTACTTTAATGAAGTCGCCGGCAAGAGCGAAAAGTGCATTTTCTGCTATCCCCGCTTGGAAAAAGGGAACGTGAATGCCTGCGCCGCCCAATGTCCGGGCCGGATACGGTTCGTCGGCCTGTTGGACGATGCGGAATCCCCCATCTCCAAACTGGTCAACGACTGGCAGGTCGCATTAGGCTTGTTCCCGGAAAAAGGGACGCATCCCAATGTATATTATGTTCCCCCTTTTAATCCGCCCAAGGACGGACAGGCCGGAAGGAGTCTCCTTGACGATCCACGGCTGCCTCTCGACTATCTGATTTATTTGTTTGGAAAAAAGGTTGTCGCCGCAATCGAGTTTCTGCATCGCGAATTACGCCGGACTCAGCAGGGAGAAAAAAGCGAAGTCCTGCAACTTCTCATAGGCCGTTCCGATCAAGTCCGATACCGGATTGTTCCGGATGCGCTCAGGATGGATGCGCCTGAGGATGTCCGGCGACAGCTCGATGCCCACACAACCGGACCGGCTCTGACGATCATGGGGACGCCATCCACAATCGGACATTTGCCATCCGGGCAAGAGTCTCGTTCCTGCGGCAATACTGCAACCGGCGGCTGCAGATCATGCAACCTCGCCTCGCAGCGTTTAGTCACGTAA
- a CDS encoding molecular chaperone TorD family protein — MIQLSIPGREETALNDSLTFALLHCLFRFPTGNQWEWINRADVRTALGALFRQYGVLDSGDPEPYPAFQKEYEESYIRLFEAGAPNPPCPLIESYWNKRDPVPRILHENILFYKTFGVRLKKEVEETADHLRFQLEFYRYLAELAAKAAADPADAGQYYQIMQARRDYLQRHLLSWTPLAVEEIEKTAPDACYATWMHLLRACADDQYRRIEEELKDG, encoded by the coding sequence ATGATCCAACTCTCGATTCCCGGACGCGAGGAAACCGCGCTGAACGATTCGCTGACATTTGCGCTGTTGCATTGTTTGTTTCGTTTCCCAACCGGCAATCAATGGGAGTGGATCAACCGGGCGGATGTACGGACTGCTTTGGGCGCATTGTTCCGGCAATACGGCGTTCTGGATAGCGGCGATCCGGAACCGTATCCAGCGTTTCAAAAGGAATATGAAGAGTCTTACATTCGGTTATTCGAGGCCGGCGCGCCCAATCCCCCGTGTCCACTGATTGAATCCTATTGGAATAAACGCGATCCGGTTCCCAGAATTCTGCATGAGAATATTCTTTTTTACAAAACCTTTGGCGTACGGCTGAAAAAGGAAGTTGAAGAAACGGCCGACCATCTGCGATTTCAGCTGGAATTTTACCGTTATCTGGCAGAACTGGCTGCCAAAGCCGCCGCCGATCCAGCGGATGCCGGTCAATACTATCAGATTATGCAGGCGAGGCGGGATTACTTGCAGCGGCATCTTTTGTCCTGGACGCCTCTGGCTGTGGAAGAGATAGAAAAGACCGCTCCTGACGCCTGTTACGCAACTTGGATGCATTTGCTGAGGGCTTGCGCCGACGATCAGTACCGCCGGATCGAAGAGGAATTAAAGGACGGTTAA
- a CDS encoding DUF4405 domain-containing protein yields the protein MPSTPANTKTNSAQEWASSLTCAAAAILMYESITGLTILLLPFSLFNQFAVLLHTAIGLVSLAPITTYSCRHWQIRRHGSFNHYQLLGYGSILFFAVCALSGIVLTVQALIGIRIDALWDWIHLASGLAFLILLAIHIGILALRGGSESISTRDLQLAKLRFYRRTALGCGALFVMTVLPAVRYPSGESARPFSPDYHWRFGDDRPFAPSLARLDCQNGEDRVVQAVLKELEPSQHKPFLEAFHINEKDRQGFRKRIADSLADINALEAVEPSIQSALDEFTYQIQQRGAVSPDLLAGSESCGTAGCHKQIYQEWLPSAHRYSSLDHLFQRTQEFMAEETSPEQTRYCAGCHDPISLFAGAKNQSNITLSAKGADEGGSCIVCHSIVQTDTQGNADYTLRPPTPYFFEKESHPAARWLSHFLIRAYPRHHVESYSRPLYKSPEYCGACHKQYIDKEVNTDIGRVQGQNQYDSWRKSRWFDEANPRQSLTCRECHMPLQDSQDPSSGDPSDFNRSRSDRKHRSHRFLASNQYIPLYHDLPNAELHTKLTEQWLRGEYDIPEIADRWTNGPAVQIEIAAPSSVKAGAMVPIQVILVNNKAGHDFPTGPLDMIESWLEVKVTSSTGEIAYHAGALDAGNDVLESPVIFKSIGFDRKGDLIDRHNLWDLVGAKYKRSMFPGFTDTVNLEVFCPSIAKKHAAQSPVRSAAFEMILADTVQPGYMTIEAILWYRKANAVFLRRIYGVDTPIRAPITDISRAVSELTIEG from the coding sequence GTGCCATCCACACCGGCTAACACAAAAACAAACTCGGCTCAGGAATGGGCTTCCAGTCTGACGTGCGCAGCCGCGGCTATATTGATGTACGAAAGCATCACCGGTTTGACGATCCTTCTCTTGCCCTTCAGCCTTTTCAACCAATTCGCGGTATTATTGCACACCGCAATCGGCCTGGTTTCGCTTGCGCCCATTACGACATACAGCTGCAGGCATTGGCAGATCCGGCGGCATGGCTCATTCAACCATTACCAGTTGCTGGGCTATGGTTCTATCCTTTTTTTCGCCGTGTGCGCGTTGAGCGGTATTGTTTTAACGGTTCAGGCGCTGATTGGAATCCGAATCGACGCCCTGTGGGACTGGATTCACCTCGCATCCGGTCTGGCGTTCTTAATCCTGCTTGCCATTCATATAGGGATTCTGGCGTTGCGGGGCGGAAGCGAATCCATCTCTACCCGCGATTTGCAGCTTGCCAAATTGCGCTTTTATCGGCGGACGGCGCTGGGTTGTGGAGCCTTGTTCGTTATGACGGTTCTTCCTGCAGTCCGTTATCCGTCAGGGGAGTCTGCGCGGCCCTTTTCGCCGGATTACCACTGGCGCTTTGGTGACGACCGGCCGTTTGCGCCCAGCCTGGCCCGGCTGGATTGCCAGAATGGGGAGGACCGCGTCGTGCAGGCTGTCTTGAAGGAACTGGAGCCTTCCCAGCACAAGCCATTTCTTGAGGCATTTCATATTAATGAGAAAGACCGGCAGGGATTTCGAAAACGCATTGCGGACAGCCTTGCCGACATCAATGCGCTGGAGGCGGTCGAGCCGTCCATCCAGTCAGCCCTGGATGAATTTACATACCAGATACAGCAACGCGGCGCCGTCTCTCCCGACCTGCTGGCCGGATCGGAGAGTTGCGGGACAGCGGGCTGCCACAAGCAGATTTACCAGGAGTGGCTTCCCAGCGCGCATCGTTATTCGTCTCTCGATCATCTGTTTCAACGAACGCAGGAGTTTATGGCCGAAGAAACCAGCCCAGAACAGACTCGTTATTGCGCCGGCTGCCATGATCCCATTTCCCTTTTCGCCGGCGCAAAAAACCAATCCAACATCACCTTGAGCGCAAAAGGAGCGGACGAAGGGGGATCGTGCATTGTCTGCCATAGCATCGTTCAAACCGATACTCAAGGAAACGCCGATTACACTTTGCGTCCGCCCACGCCTTACTTTTTCGAAAAAGAGAGCCATCCAGCCGCCCGATGGCTCAGTCATTTTCTGATTCGCGCCTATCCCCGCCATCATGTCGAATCGTACTCCCGTCCGTTGTACAAATCCCCGGAATACTGCGGAGCCTGTCATAAACAGTATATCGACAAGGAAGTGAATACGGATATCGGAAGAGTGCAGGGACAGAACCAATACGACAGTTGGCGCAAAAGCCGCTGGTTCGACGAAGCGAATCCCCGGCAATCTCTGACGTGCCGGGAATGCCACATGCCGCTGCAGGACAGCCAGGATCCGTCGTCCGGCGATCCGTCGGATTTTAACCGCAGCCGGAGTGACCGGAAACACCGCAGCCACCGATTTCTGGCATCGAATCAATATATTCCGCTTTACCACGATCTGCCGAATGCCGAACTGCACACAAAACTGACAGAGCAATGGTTGCGCGGCGAATACGATATTCCAGAAATAGCTGACCGATGGACCAACGGTCCGGCGGTTCAGATTGAAATCGCTGCACCCAGTTCCGTTAAAGCCGGAGCTATGGTTCCTATACAGGTTATACTGGTCAACAACAAAGCGGGACATGATTTTCCAACCGGTCCCCTGGATATGATCGAGTCCTGGTTGGAAGTCAAAGTTACGTCTTCGACGGGAGAGATTGCCTATCACGCCGGGGCGTTAGACGCGGGAAATGACGTTTTGGAATCGCCGGTCATCTTCAAATCCATCGGCTTCGACCGCAAGGGAGATTTGATCGACCGGCACAACCTGTGGGATCTGGTCGGCGCCAAATACAAGCGGTCCATGTTTCCCGGTTTCACCGACACCGTGAACTTGGAGGTTTTCTGCCCTTCAATAGCGAAAAAGCATGCGGCTCAGTCTCCGGTGCGATCCGCTGCTTTCGAAATGATCCTTGCGGATACCGTTCAGCCTGGATATATGACTATCGAAGCCATCCTTTGGTACCGTAAGGCAAACGCCGTTTTTTTGAGGCGAATCTATGGCGTCGATACGCCGATCCGAGCGCCCATTACGGATATATCCCGCGCAGTATCCGAATTGACGATCGAAGGGTAA